Proteins encoded within one genomic window of Columba livia isolate bColLiv1 breed racing homer chromosome 1, bColLiv1.pat.W.v2, whole genome shotgun sequence:
- the EXPH5 gene encoding exophilin-5 isoform X3, with translation MLQRRVCLCGDTEDADKRYDGSASSSPNVEEMATAKMCNSPMSVETSGRSRDANQDEMMEKSAQEWNEQLEKEFFSVLNDLDDQLAQEQAQDPLERTVSSGSASNVQYSSAFLTSKRQTASRGQHRHDWSDMPSTFFPDGLKTIRAKDEHKIFIRPRKLQNAFINWHQTTFPEDYKYGDPVDGNPHLLSSRLSSVSFGRSSEGSLYPPSITQNSGFRHKGCMNRDTAGRSYSVCSLRRCPSSVSSDQLSASSLQDPFSRENNNGFVPRFGRQNPKRIPLSSIVWNNTPDSPGQTATQETIFRTQSLMEFHAADHSRYANSLQETKKYSCYHSKHHYRRSISSSNCFSRVSCPDTATSPLSFDNWENYPLYKSENNLSRACCRDTSHGKLYANQKNSVYGKKDSYPSWADIPPYYSDKAFISPDASFEAITANLNDQQWAHRKNAKFGSQQLQNDFHMYSPENTNTKRITRSANRNISEFTEHSQPWLSCNSSVSPSGLRSDESVFPNLKNQTKHIGLNRNSVGVIQRSTEADCTQLEKAEGMKLPDEDMPLQSVSQQTDTNYVNTRGLPSNSPASAMLQRDASLFNTMRSKRQTQATARGDTAKIYTSNGDKRNVHMKENGCPPNSVFSLPPCILPAEKSRKEPFLRNQKELEHNLHYATKRESIRQDNRSAEAINQATLTRRSSLLNVASAPSTEKLANCRGMLSCPPKRLSSSSQSSPQALSHKDNSKCLGTLTRSSVNCRVTESQEEDGKTAQMSRTGVTKTISHKTLQNTSTLVTKDCNRQFTTRSSQNENSGNIYMHSFDGDPKTSEHSLSYLCLEKESGTKRSNSPCIERLHKQDSLLRHSSSCSVTGSPSRNSLKSPDPLVLYYTLPRKSASIAGSVMSDTPISLPRESRTRCDCRDYAFCSNQRDVSCLDSEHSFLTSASVNAAKSNKEKDYPSPLTKSPSDSVSSSTSVELTDRCKRLGRRESSVFSDCKERVNFLQKLKTTSTFTVCVDEDHVKYHELVSIYYTLPRRHSRTFCNLFRDNTEDEDLPCPKENAQSPRTRNNKFEGHVSLANVFFPSTLEKEVPSYSSDRVSLAPVTPQNLGTAVDSEEENSHLPPSSEKVSFSKSMNVVHNRKDSSADLSLAENVFSDVVAKETSFDGLQSAATVAKSGKAISHASSSQNTENCLKEKKEISQTAPPLVSTLSSPPKPGRCSGNSLYSASTNTNIMQKGNSENCCQPPKVNTSKNVNSFLLYQRERSSLGRNRNTAPADVPLPPAEDTYRDSTEVKQGVNFLHQTTPLYNKCSELQLRADSSRKNANDLNSCSKVLSESQNKASEVSTASSADPLLELDKVVGTGTDELKNSKTKEEQNSQSTQMGKDYSGLQESQGHSEGSLNINCKDKVLRVTQDQKIPQSAEDENKLLSDCTKDKVKDMEKRKNRPSIKNKLAAVYKTSRKFSSKNLPPKPHISNIFSQNNGSATSLEVDMSLDSLISMDSHQPFLQLDNENQNHSLNANKNIPRPTPAENKKTENQNDPSLLVSNTSWRSLTSSYTQKEAIGPNKTTGKVENRPSLTTLFPDKTITTRNKNSQTADLRLESKSQPISPSVTASDPLDDEKSKASSRASSAPLPLLTDKNSNRYANSCLQADVCPEQNLTSQRVLGLCQNTSQAPGPKNANLCSYDVCKSHAKSQRERRLSEGICAQDFHETFALGSNILPKDGIHGKRYKSYSELLSCDENENWASDDEKCYNTRNFMYPSVEFGIFGKEQQLAFLENIKRSLTEGRLWRPCLLNNPGGLRDGETPSIHRTELLSSSSAGSKMSSAASSPRELTDIYGEDPAAYSDSDSDTTTDDEYYLDEVDKESEL, from the exons ATGCTGCAGAGAAGAGTGTGCTTGTGTGGAGATACAGAAGATGCTGATAAAAG ATATGACGGTTCTGCTAGCTCATCTCCGAACGTGGAAGAAATGGCAACA GCTAAAATGTGTAATTCCCCAATGTCGGTGGAAACAAGTGGTCGTTCTCGTGATGCAAACCAAGACGAAATGATGGAGAAAAGTGCACAGGAGTGGAATGAACAGCTAGAGAAGGAGTTTTTCAGTG ttCTGAATGATCTGGATGACCAGCTGGCCCAGGAACAAGCCCAAGACCCACTGGAAAGGACAGTTTCTTCTGGCAGTGCATCAAATGTGCAATACAGTAGCGCATTCCTTACTTCAAAGAGGCAGACTGCTAGTAGGGGGCAACACAGACATGACTGGAGCGACATGCCTAGCACGTTTTTCCCAGATGGACTGAAAACAATAAGAGCCAAAGATGAACACAAGATTTTCATCAGACCGAGGAAGTTACAAAATGCATTTATAAACTGGCACCAGACAACTTTTCCAGAAGATTACAAGTATGGTGATCCAGTCGATGGAAATCCTCATCTGCTAAGCAGCAGGCTGTCTTCCGTTTCTTTCGGACGGTCGTCAGAGGGTAGCTTATATCCTCCTTCCATAACACAGAACAGCGGGTTTAGGCACAAGGGTTGTATGAACAGGGATACAGCTGGCAGAAGTTACTCTGTGTGTTCCCTTCGGAGATGTCCATCATCAGTATCTTCTGACCAGCTATCGGCATCTAGTTTACAAGATCCATTTTCAAGGGAGAACAACAATGGTTTTGTACCAAGGTTTGGTCGGCAAAACCCAAAGAGAATTCCTCTGTCTTCTATTGTATGGAACAACACACCAGACTCTCCTGGACAAACAGCAACTCAAGAAACGATATTTAGAACCCAATCACTGATGGAGTTTCATGCTGCAGACCACAGTAGATATGCTAACTCTTTGCAAGAAACCAAGAAATACTCATGTTACCACTCAAAACACCACTACAGAAGATCTATTTCAAGCAGTAATTGCTTTAGTAGAGTTAGTTGCCCTGACACAGCTACTTCTCCTTTGTCCTTTGATAACTGGGAGAATTATCCATTATACAAATCGGAAAATAATCTCTCTAGAGCCTGCTGTAGAGATACTTCTCATGGCAAGTTGTATGCAAACCAAAAAAATTCCGtttatggaaaaaaagacagctaTCCTTCCTGGGCTGATATTCCTCCGTACTACAGTGATAAAGCGTTTATTTCCCCTGATGCCAGCTTTGAAGCGATTACGGCTAATTTAAATGACCAGCAGTGGGCACATAGAAAGAATGCCAAGTTTGgttcacagcagctgcagaacgATTTTCACATGTATTCTCCAGAAAATACGAATACcaaaagaataacaagaagtgcaaatagaaatatttcagaattcaCTGAGCACAGTCAACCTTGGCTAAGCTGTAACTCTTCAGTTTCTCCGTCTGGTCTCAGAAGTGATGAGTCAGTCTTTCCTAATTTGaagaaccaaacaaaacatataGGACTGAACAGGAATTCAGTCGGCGTTATCCAAAGAAGTACTGAGGCAGACTGTACACAGCTGGAAAAGGCTGAAGGTATGAAGCTGCCAGATGAAGACATGCCATTACAGTCAGTTTCTCAACAAACAGATACAAACTACGTCAACACCCGGGGTCTTCCCTCTAACAGCCCTGCTTCTGCCATGCTGCAAAGAGATGCATCTCTCTTTAACACAATGAGGTCAAAGAGACAAACCCAAGCCACTGCCAGAGGAGATACTGCAAAAATATATACATCAAACGGTGATAAAAGAAATGTACACATGAAGGAAAACGGTTGCCCACCCAACAGTGTGTTCAGTCTGCCTCCCTGTATTTTGCCAgctgaaaagagcagaaaagaacCTTTCCTTCGAAATCAGAAAGAGTTGGAACATAATCTACATTATGCAACAAAAAGAGAGAGCATCAGACAGGATAATCGGAGTGCTGAAGCCATTAATCAAGCTACTCTGACGAGACGGTCGTCACTGCTGAATGTTGCTTCTGCTCCATCCACTGAAAAACTAGCAAACTGTCGAGGCATGTTGTCCTGTCCTCCTAAACGTTTATCTAGCTCCTCACAAAGCTCTCCACAAGCACTTTCTCATAAAGACAATTCTAAATGTTTAGGAACATTGACTCGCTCTTCAGTAAATTGCAGAGTTACTGAATCTCaagaagaagatggaaaaacagCTCAAATGAGCAGAACAGGTGTTACCAAAACAATTTCacacaaaacactgcaaaatacaAGCACTTTAGTTACTAAGGACTGTAATAGACAGTTCACTACTCGTtcttcacaaaatgaaaattcaggAAATATTTATATGCATAGCTTCGATGGAGACCCCAAAACCTCTGAACATAGTTTAAGTTATTTGTGTCTTGAAAAAGAGAGTGGAACAAAAAGGAGTAATTCACCTTGTATTGAAAGGCTTCACAAGCAAGACAGCTTGCTGAGACACAGCAGTAGCTGCAGCGTTACTGGCTCCCCGAGCAGAAACAGCCTCAAATCTCCTGACCCACTTGTTCTTTATTACACTTTGCCTAGAAAATCAGCTAGCATTGCTGGCAGTGTTATGTCAGATACGCCCATCTCTTTACCTAGAGAAAGCAGAACAAGATGTGATTGCAGAGATTATGCCTTTTGTTCTAATCAAAGAGATGTGTCTTGTTTAGACTCAGAACATTCCTTTTTAACATCAGCATCAGTAAATGCTGctaaaagtaacaaagaaaaagattacCCCAGTCCTTTAACCAAAAGTCCTAGTGATTCAGTAAGTAGTAGTACATCAGTTGAACTGACAGACAGATGTAAACGTCTAGGCAGAAGAGAatcctctgtgttttcagattGTAAGGAAAGGGTAAATtttttgcagaaattaaaaactacAAGCACATTTACAGTTTGTGTTGATGAAGATCATGTCAAGTATCATGAACTAGTTTCAATTTATTACACATTACCACGGAGGCATTCAAGAACATTTTGTAACCTCTTTAGAGATAATACAGAGGATGAAGATTTACCTTGTCCCAAAGAAAATGCTCAGTCACCAAGAACACGAAACAACAAATTCGAAGGTCATGTGAGTTTAGCAAATGTTTTCTTCCCCAGTACTCTGGAAAAAGAGGTGCCTTCGTATTCTTCTGACCGAGTATCTTTAGCTCCGGTCACACCTCAGAACTTAGGAACTGCTGTCGATAGTGAAGAAGAGAATTCACACTTACCTCCTAGTTCTGAAAAAGTAAGTTTTTCAAAGTCAATGAATGTGGTACATAACAGGAAAGATAGTTCAGCAGATCTTTCATtagcagaaaatgtgttttctgatgtGGTGGCAAAAGAAACTTCATTTGATGGTCTACAATCTGCTGCAACAGTGGCTAAGTCAGGCAAGGCCATTTCTCATGCTTCAAGCagccaaaatacagaaaattgtctaaaagaaaaaaaggaaatttctcaAACAGCCCCACCACTCGTGTCCACTTTATCAAGCCCTCCCAAGCCAGGCAGGTGTTCAGGGAATTCTTTGTATTCTGCTTcaacaaatacaaatattatgCAGAAGGGAAATTCTGAAAACTGCTGTCAGCCCCCTAAAGTGAACACCAGTAAAAATGTGAATAGCTTCCTCCTCTACCAGAGAGAGAGGAGTTCCCTTGGAAGGAACCGTAACACAGCGCCTGCTGATGTGCCACTTCCTCCTGCAGAAGACACGTACAGGGATAGTACTGAAGTCAAACAAGGAGTAAATTTCCTGCACCAGACCACCCCTCTGTATAATAAGTGTAGTGAACTGCAATTAAGGGCTGACAGCTCTAGAAAAAATGCGAATGATTTAAACTCTTGTAGCAAAGTGCTTTCAGAGTCTCAGAACAAAGCATCTGAGGtaagcacagcttccagtgctgatCCATTACTTGAGCTAGACAAAGTGGTTGGCACAGGTACAGATGAATTAAAGAATTCAAAAACTAAAGAAGAGCAAAACTCACAGAGTACTCAGATGGGTAAAGATTATAGTGGCTTGCAGGAATCACAGGGGCACAGCGAAGGCAGCCTGAACATTAACTGCAAAGATAAAGTCCTCAGGGTTACACAGGATCAGAAGATACCGCAGAGTGCGGAAGATGAGAACAAGCTTCTCTCTGACTGCACAAAAGACAAAGTCAAAGatatggaaaaaaggaaaaacagaccttcaattaaaaataaactggcaGCAGTTTACAAAACAAGTCGAAAATTTTCAAGTAAAAATTTACCCCCCAAACCACACATAAGTAACATTTTTTCACAGAACAATGGAAGTGCCACTTCTTTAGAGGTCGACATGTCCCTTGACTCACTGATTTCAATGGATTCCCATCAGCCGTTCCTGCAGTTGGACAATGAAAATCAGAATCACAGTCTGAACGCCAATAAGAATATACCAAGACCAACACCAGCTGAGAATAAGAAGACTGAAAATCAGAATGATCCTTCTTTGCTTGTTAGTAACACCAGCTGGAGGTCTTTGACAAGCTCATACACCCAGAAGGAAGCCATCGGTCCAAATAAAACTACAGGGAAAGTGGAAAATAGGCCAAGTCTTACAACCCTTTTTCCAGATAAAACAATAACCACAAGAAATAAGAATTCCCAAACAGCTGATCTCAGGTTAGAAAGCAAAAGCCAGCCCATCTCTCCCAGTGTTACTGCATCAGACCCATTGGAtgatgagaaaagcaaagctagCAGTCGTGCCAGCAGTGCTCCCTTGCCACTTTTAACAGACAAAAACTCAAACAGGTATGCAAATAGCTGCTTGCAGGCAGACGTATGTCCAGAGCAAAACTTGACTTCCCAAAGAGTGCTTGGTCTGTGTCAAAATACCTCTCAGGCTCCTGGCCCAAAAAATGCCAACTTGTGTAGCTATGATGTGTGCAAGAGTCATGCCAAAAGTCAGCGAGAGCGTCGCCTTTCTGAGGGTATTTGTGCTCAAGATTTCCATGAGACCTTTGCCTTGGGAAGCAATATTCTACCAAAAGATGGAATACATGGGAAGAGATATAAATCTTACTCAGAGCTGTTGTCTTgtgatgaaaatgaaaactgggCATCAGATGATGAAAAATGTTACAACACTAGAAATTTTATGTATCCTTCAGTTGAATTTGGTATATTTGGCAAAGAGCAACAGTTGGCTTTCTTGGAAAATATCAAGAGGTCACTCACAGAAGGGCGATTATGGAGACCTTGTCTTCTTAATAACCCTGGTGGTCTCAGAGATGGAGAGACTCCTTCTATACACAGGACTGAGCTTTTGAGCTCAAGTTCTGCTGGGAGCAAAATGTCATCGGCTGCTTCATCGCCCCGAGAGCTGACTGATATCTATGGGGAAGACCCAGCAGCTTATTCGGACTCTGACAGTGATACCACCACCGATGACGAGTACTACCTAGATGAGGTAGATAAAGAATCAGAGCTATGA
- the EXPH5 gene encoding exophilin-5 isoform X4, producing MATAKMCNSPMSVETSGRSRDANQDEMMEKSAQEWNEQLEKEFFSVLNDLDDQLAQEQAQDPLERTVSSGSASNVQYSSAFLTSKRQTASRGQHRHDWSDMPSTFFPDGLKTIRAKDEHKIFIRPRKLQNAFINWHQTTFPEDYKYGDPVDGNPHLLSSRLSSVSFGRSSEGSLYPPSITQNSGFRHKGCMNRDTAGRSYSVCSLRRCPSSVSSDQLSASSLQDPFSRENNNGFVPRFGRQNPKRIPLSSIVWNNTPDSPGQTATQETIFRTQSLMEFHAADHSRYANSLQETKKYSCYHSKHHYRRSISSSNCFSRVSCPDTATSPLSFDNWENYPLYKSENNLSRACCRDTSHGKLYANQKNSVYGKKDSYPSWADIPPYYSDKAFISPDASFEAITANLNDQQWAHRKNAKFGSQQLQNDFHMYSPENTNTKRITRSANRNISEFTEHSQPWLSCNSSVSPSGLRSDESVFPNLKNQTKHIGLNRNSVGVIQRSTEADCTQLEKAEGMKLPDEDMPLQSVSQQTDTNYVNTRGLPSNSPASAMLQRDASLFNTMRSKRQTQATARGDTAKIYTSNGDKRNVHMKENGCPPNSVFSLPPCILPAEKSRKEPFLRNQKELEHNLHYATKRESIRQDNRSAEAINQATLTRRSSLLNVASAPSTEKLANCRGMLSCPPKRLSSSSQSSPQALSHKDNSKCLGTLTRSSVNCRVTESQEEDGKTAQMSRTGVTKTISHKTLQNTSTLVTKDCNRQFTTRSSQNENSGNIYMHSFDGDPKTSEHSLSYLCLEKESGTKRSNSPCIERLHKQDSLLRHSSSCSVTGSPSRNSLKSPDPLVLYYTLPRKSASIAGSVMSDTPISLPRESRTRCDCRDYAFCSNQRDVSCLDSEHSFLTSASVNAAKSNKEKDYPSPLTKSPSDSVSSSTSVELTDRCKRLGRRESSVFSDCKERVNFLQKLKTTSTFTVCVDEDHVKYHELVSIYYTLPRRHSRTFCNLFRDNTEDEDLPCPKENAQSPRTRNNKFEGHVSLANVFFPSTLEKEVPSYSSDRVSLAPVTPQNLGTAVDSEEENSHLPPSSEKVSFSKSMNVVHNRKDSSADLSLAENVFSDVVAKETSFDGLQSAATVAKSGKAISHASSSQNTENCLKEKKEISQTAPPLVSTLSSPPKPGRCSGNSLYSASTNTNIMQKGNSENCCQPPKVNTSKNVNSFLLYQRERSSLGRNRNTAPADVPLPPAEDTYRDSTEVKQGVNFLHQTTPLYNKCSELQLRADSSRKNANDLNSCSKVLSESQNKASEVSTASSADPLLELDKVVGTGTDELKNSKTKEEQNSQSTQMGKDYSGLQESQGHSEGSLNINCKDKVLRVTQDQKIPQSAEDENKLLSDCTKDKVKDMEKRKNRPSIKNKLAAVYKTSRKFSSKNLPPKPHISNIFSQNNGSATSLEVDMSLDSLISMDSHQPFLQLDNENQNHSLNANKNIPRPTPAENKKTENQNDPSLLVSNTSWRSLTSSYTQKEAIGPNKTTGKVENRPSLTTLFPDKTITTRNKNSQTADLRLESKSQPISPSVTASDPLDDEKSKASSRASSAPLPLLTDKNSNRYANSCLQADVCPEQNLTSQRVLGLCQNTSQAPGPKNANLCSYDVCKSHAKSQRERRLSEGICAQDFHETFALGSNILPKDGIHGKRYKSYSELLSCDENENWASDDEKCYNTRNFMYPSVEFGIFGKEQQLAFLENIKRSLTEGRLWRPCLLNNPGGLRDGETPSIHRTELLSSSSAGSKMSSAASSPRELTDIYGEDPAAYSDSDSDTTTDDEYYLDEVDKESEL from the exons ATGGCAACA GCTAAAATGTGTAATTCCCCAATGTCGGTGGAAACAAGTGGTCGTTCTCGTGATGCAAACCAAGACGAAATGATGGAGAAAAGTGCACAGGAGTGGAATGAACAGCTAGAGAAGGAGTTTTTCAGTG ttCTGAATGATCTGGATGACCAGCTGGCCCAGGAACAAGCCCAAGACCCACTGGAAAGGACAGTTTCTTCTGGCAGTGCATCAAATGTGCAATACAGTAGCGCATTCCTTACTTCAAAGAGGCAGACTGCTAGTAGGGGGCAACACAGACATGACTGGAGCGACATGCCTAGCACGTTTTTCCCAGATGGACTGAAAACAATAAGAGCCAAAGATGAACACAAGATTTTCATCAGACCGAGGAAGTTACAAAATGCATTTATAAACTGGCACCAGACAACTTTTCCAGAAGATTACAAGTATGGTGATCCAGTCGATGGAAATCCTCATCTGCTAAGCAGCAGGCTGTCTTCCGTTTCTTTCGGACGGTCGTCAGAGGGTAGCTTATATCCTCCTTCCATAACACAGAACAGCGGGTTTAGGCACAAGGGTTGTATGAACAGGGATACAGCTGGCAGAAGTTACTCTGTGTGTTCCCTTCGGAGATGTCCATCATCAGTATCTTCTGACCAGCTATCGGCATCTAGTTTACAAGATCCATTTTCAAGGGAGAACAACAATGGTTTTGTACCAAGGTTTGGTCGGCAAAACCCAAAGAGAATTCCTCTGTCTTCTATTGTATGGAACAACACACCAGACTCTCCTGGACAAACAGCAACTCAAGAAACGATATTTAGAACCCAATCACTGATGGAGTTTCATGCTGCAGACCACAGTAGATATGCTAACTCTTTGCAAGAAACCAAGAAATACTCATGTTACCACTCAAAACACCACTACAGAAGATCTATTTCAAGCAGTAATTGCTTTAGTAGAGTTAGTTGCCCTGACACAGCTACTTCTCCTTTGTCCTTTGATAACTGGGAGAATTATCCATTATACAAATCGGAAAATAATCTCTCTAGAGCCTGCTGTAGAGATACTTCTCATGGCAAGTTGTATGCAAACCAAAAAAATTCCGtttatggaaaaaaagacagctaTCCTTCCTGGGCTGATATTCCTCCGTACTACAGTGATAAAGCGTTTATTTCCCCTGATGCCAGCTTTGAAGCGATTACGGCTAATTTAAATGACCAGCAGTGGGCACATAGAAAGAATGCCAAGTTTGgttcacagcagctgcagaacgATTTTCACATGTATTCTCCAGAAAATACGAATACcaaaagaataacaagaagtgcaaatagaaatatttcagaattcaCTGAGCACAGTCAACCTTGGCTAAGCTGTAACTCTTCAGTTTCTCCGTCTGGTCTCAGAAGTGATGAGTCAGTCTTTCCTAATTTGaagaaccaaacaaaacatataGGACTGAACAGGAATTCAGTCGGCGTTATCCAAAGAAGTACTGAGGCAGACTGTACACAGCTGGAAAAGGCTGAAGGTATGAAGCTGCCAGATGAAGACATGCCATTACAGTCAGTTTCTCAACAAACAGATACAAACTACGTCAACACCCGGGGTCTTCCCTCTAACAGCCCTGCTTCTGCCATGCTGCAAAGAGATGCATCTCTCTTTAACACAATGAGGTCAAAGAGACAAACCCAAGCCACTGCCAGAGGAGATACTGCAAAAATATATACATCAAACGGTGATAAAAGAAATGTACACATGAAGGAAAACGGTTGCCCACCCAACAGTGTGTTCAGTCTGCCTCCCTGTATTTTGCCAgctgaaaagagcagaaaagaacCTTTCCTTCGAAATCAGAAAGAGTTGGAACATAATCTACATTATGCAACAAAAAGAGAGAGCATCAGACAGGATAATCGGAGTGCTGAAGCCATTAATCAAGCTACTCTGACGAGACGGTCGTCACTGCTGAATGTTGCTTCTGCTCCATCCACTGAAAAACTAGCAAACTGTCGAGGCATGTTGTCCTGTCCTCCTAAACGTTTATCTAGCTCCTCACAAAGCTCTCCACAAGCACTTTCTCATAAAGACAATTCTAAATGTTTAGGAACATTGACTCGCTCTTCAGTAAATTGCAGAGTTACTGAATCTCaagaagaagatggaaaaacagCTCAAATGAGCAGAACAGGTGTTACCAAAACAATTTCacacaaaacactgcaaaatacaAGCACTTTAGTTACTAAGGACTGTAATAGACAGTTCACTACTCGTtcttcacaaaatgaaaattcaggAAATATTTATATGCATAGCTTCGATGGAGACCCCAAAACCTCTGAACATAGTTTAAGTTATTTGTGTCTTGAAAAAGAGAGTGGAACAAAAAGGAGTAATTCACCTTGTATTGAAAGGCTTCACAAGCAAGACAGCTTGCTGAGACACAGCAGTAGCTGCAGCGTTACTGGCTCCCCGAGCAGAAACAGCCTCAAATCTCCTGACCCACTTGTTCTTTATTACACTTTGCCTAGAAAATCAGCTAGCATTGCTGGCAGTGTTATGTCAGATACGCCCATCTCTTTACCTAGAGAAAGCAGAACAAGATGTGATTGCAGAGATTATGCCTTTTGTTCTAATCAAAGAGATGTGTCTTGTTTAGACTCAGAACATTCCTTTTTAACATCAGCATCAGTAAATGCTGctaaaagtaacaaagaaaaagattacCCCAGTCCTTTAACCAAAAGTCCTAGTGATTCAGTAAGTAGTAGTACATCAGTTGAACTGACAGACAGATGTAAACGTCTAGGCAGAAGAGAatcctctgtgttttcagattGTAAGGAAAGGGTAAATtttttgcagaaattaaaaactacAAGCACATTTACAGTTTGTGTTGATGAAGATCATGTCAAGTATCATGAACTAGTTTCAATTTATTACACATTACCACGGAGGCATTCAAGAACATTTTGTAACCTCTTTAGAGATAATACAGAGGATGAAGATTTACCTTGTCCCAAAGAAAATGCTCAGTCACCAAGAACACGAAACAACAAATTCGAAGGTCATGTGAGTTTAGCAAATGTTTTCTTCCCCAGTACTCTGGAAAAAGAGGTGCCTTCGTATTCTTCTGACCGAGTATCTTTAGCTCCGGTCACACCTCAGAACTTAGGAACTGCTGTCGATAGTGAAGAAGAGAATTCACACTTACCTCCTAGTTCTGAAAAAGTAAGTTTTTCAAAGTCAATGAATGTGGTACATAACAGGAAAGATAGTTCAGCAGATCTTTCATtagcagaaaatgtgttttctgatgtGGTGGCAAAAGAAACTTCATTTGATGGTCTACAATCTGCTGCAACAGTGGCTAAGTCAGGCAAGGCCATTTCTCATGCTTCAAGCagccaaaatacagaaaattgtctaaaagaaaaaaaggaaatttctcaAACAGCCCCACCACTCGTGTCCACTTTATCAAGCCCTCCCAAGCCAGGCAGGTGTTCAGGGAATTCTTTGTATTCTGCTTcaacaaatacaaatattatgCAGAAGGGAAATTCTGAAAACTGCTGTCAGCCCCCTAAAGTGAACACCAGTAAAAATGTGAATAGCTTCCTCCTCTACCAGAGAGAGAGGAGTTCCCTTGGAAGGAACCGTAACACAGCGCCTGCTGATGTGCCACTTCCTCCTGCAGAAGACACGTACAGGGATAGTACTGAAGTCAAACAAGGAGTAAATTTCCTGCACCAGACCACCCCTCTGTATAATAAGTGTAGTGAACTGCAATTAAGGGCTGACAGCTCTAGAAAAAATGCGAATGATTTAAACTCTTGTAGCAAAGTGCTTTCAGAGTCTCAGAACAAAGCATCTGAGGtaagcacagcttccagtgctgatCCATTACTTGAGCTAGACAAAGTGGTTGGCACAGGTACAGATGAATTAAAGAATTCAAAAACTAAAGAAGAGCAAAACTCACAGAGTACTCAGATGGGTAAAGATTATAGTGGCTTGCAGGAATCACAGGGGCACAGCGAAGGCAGCCTGAACATTAACTGCAAAGATAAAGTCCTCAGGGTTACACAGGATCAGAAGATACCGCAGAGTGCGGAAGATGAGAACAAGCTTCTCTCTGACTGCACAAAAGACAAAGTCAAAGatatggaaaaaaggaaaaacagaccttcaattaaaaataaactggcaGCAGTTTACAAAACAAGTCGAAAATTTTCAAGTAAAAATTTACCCCCCAAACCACACATAAGTAACATTTTTTCACAGAACAATGGAAGTGCCACTTCTTTAGAGGTCGACATGTCCCTTGACTCACTGATTTCAATGGATTCCCATCAGCCGTTCCTGCAGTTGGACAATGAAAATCAGAATCACAGTCTGAACGCCAATAAGAATATACCAAGACCAACACCAGCTGAGAATAAGAAGACTGAAAATCAGAATGATCCTTCTTTGCTTGTTAGTAACACCAGCTGGAGGTCTTTGACAAGCTCATACACCCAGAAGGAAGCCATCGGTCCAAATAAAACTACAGGGAAAGTGGAAAATAGGCCAAGTCTTACAACCCTTTTTCCAGATAAAACAATAACCACAAGAAATAAGAATTCCCAAACAGCTGATCTCAGGTTAGAAAGCAAAAGCCAGCCCATCTCTCCCAGTGTTACTGCATCAGACCCATTGGAtgatgagaaaagcaaagctagCAGTCGTGCCAGCAGTGCTCCCTTGCCACTTTTAACAGACAAAAACTCAAACAGGTATGCAAATAGCTGCTTGCAGGCAGACGTATGTCCAGAGCAAAACTTGACTTCCCAAAGAGTGCTTGGTCTGTGTCAAAATACCTCTCAGGCTCCTGGCCCAAAAAATGCCAACTTGTGTAGCTATGATGTGTGCAAGAGTCATGCCAAAAGTCAGCGAGAGCGTCGCCTTTCTGAGGGTATTTGTGCTCAAGATTTCCATGAGACCTTTGCCTTGGGAAGCAATATTCTACCAAAAGATGGAATACATGGGAAGAGATATAAATCTTACTCAGAGCTGTTGTCTTgtgatgaaaatgaaaactgggCATCAGATGATGAAAAATGTTACAACACTAGAAATTTTATGTATCCTTCAGTTGAATTTGGTATATTTGGCAAAGAGCAACAGTTGGCTTTCTTGGAAAATATCAAGAGGTCACTCACAGAAGGGCGATTATGGAGACCTTGTCTTCTTAATAACCCTGGTGGTCTCAGAGATGGAGAGACTCCTTCTATACACAGGACTGAGCTTTTGAGCTCAAGTTCTGCTGGGAGCAAAATGTCATCGGCTGCTTCATCGCCCCGAGAGCTGACTGATATCTATGGGGAAGACCCAGCAGCTTATTCGGACTCTGACAGTGATACCACCACCGATGACGAGTACTACCTAGATGAGGTAGATAAAGAATCAGAGCTATGA